Below is a genomic region from Eupeodes corollae chromosome 1, idEupCoro1.1, whole genome shotgun sequence.
gtccccttgtggatattaagatgcgtgaactgcgtactagctaccagaacgtctcgccccgcagcgaaatcgaccagcctgaatccgttatcggaggtagtgtcgtgcaggctgtatctaccgattatgccaccaaagatgtcttctcttcctagcttggcattaaaatctcctaagacaattttaatgtcatagccagggcactgctcatatgtcttgtccaagagctcgaagaatatatctttggtgtcttcatctttctcttcttgtggggcatgcgcgcatattaggcttatgttggcgaatttagccttgatgcggattgtcgtgatgcgctcgctcacactgttgaaattcaagactttttgcctgagcctagttccaacaacaaatccacatccaaatagacgctgtctttgttctcggtagcagtcgccgtagtagatatcgcagtcttttagtttgcgtttgcccggtccatcccatcgcacttcttggatggctgtaatatctgccttgcagcagtttagggcttccgctaattgttcggctgcacgtggtctgttaagggacctaacattccacgtacatatccgaagttcgtggTCCTTATTTATAAGCCttattgtcaattaaatttcaaatgtgTGTCATTGATTTATACAATTATTCCGTTTGAAACATAAGCAACTTgccgattttttttaacaacataaGTTAATTTTCCTGCTAATACCATTTTCGTCAACTTGATTTTCCCcgacaaataattttataacatAAATTGCTTTAGTAAATACTAAAGCTATGTTACTAAgggtccgttgggaacccctaaAGAGGCATAGGGCATCTCTTCGctccatcgtgtacggtttccggaaaagtgtttcagctccctccaactcttgcctattGACGCTAAGTCAATGCATTCGTTACCTTCTtaaagcgtatgtccaatccattgccacttacgccttcgtattatagagtctataggttgcTGACCTGACCTCCTATGAAGgtcctcatttgatatacggtttggctaGAAAACCCTTAGGATGTTACAAAGAcgtctattcacgaaggtttgcagttTTCTTGTAAAGGCTGAACTTCCAAACTTCCAGGTGCGAAACagttgtagctttgttcttaagctgatagagttgttgctccaaattttcgacagcataccaaactccgcttttgctttgccgatgcggcagatgacgtcttgttcggtgcCGTCTTAGATTTAGACGATACTTCCaaagtattgaaagctctcAACTTTTTCTACTTGATGCGAGAtacgaaatatttatttgagaaaatggtcgggttccgaggctgatcatttttttttgccgGAATTCATTTTCCGCCCATTAGACTTATGCTTCTCtatccacacttgttgtcatttgatggagattcTTGATCCTATGAGAGTATAAGCATGGTCCGCGTAATCtaaatgctttaaataggatgtcgaagtccattggatccctccgctatcTGACAAACCATCGCTTATCACCTACAAAAATAGCATTgtcgacagaatacagccctgtttGACTCctctacggatttcaaaatcatctgacaacctaccatcgtgcaaaacgtgacacttggatccatcatatgttgctttaataatagcaattagtttttctgggatgcttCTCCTCCGTAAAGCTACCCAAGTTACTTCCTGTTAaaaaaggccttctcgaagtcgatgaacagcaagtggtgatcgatattcaacgcactgtggatcaataatgatccgcaggatGTTGATGTAACCAACACAGGAGGATCCAGAGCGGAATCCCACTTGTTCGGCAttgagtgtggcctcaaggtgtttttttatgcgttccagtatgacttttgttACTATTTTGATACCGAAAGATAGAACGCAATTTCCTATCCAGTTTTCgtactttgtaagatctccttttatTGGGAACTTGActataattcccttcttccactcatcgggaaagctttcggtggtcctggcttcttttatgagcggatgaagcagttcgcttgattaCGTTGCcgctgcgggaattccatcaagtcctaccgctttgttgttcttaagtacTTTAATTGCctcaacgatctcatctttactgggaggtgcggtggCTATTCGGGGATTAGTTAGTCTACGAGCTGCTGTTCACGAATCCCGAAATTACTATTACCAAATACGTGGGTAGTGAAAAATCTCATGCAATTGCATTACGAACGAATTTCGTAAAAAGATTTTTTCGGAATTGGTTAAAGTTTCGGATTACGATGAAATTCGTGAATttctaactatttattttatctacAGCCTTTTATGTATTTCACAAATAGGTAATTCGACAATCATAATAAAAGTGAAAGACTTTAAAGAAGCTTGCAAGTGGCTAAATCGATTTTATACGATTTGACTTCAGTTATCTACTTAGGATTATTGTATCTTTTACTGATATGGTTAAATTGTAATTAgagttaattgttttaaaaatattacattattttgttGTGTTAAAGAATAACTTCACCTATTCATGAATTTTACTTGTTTATATGTCCTAAAATTCCATATGAAAATGGGTATTCTATTGTCACCGGATGGGTTCCAAAAAAGTAATAAGAACATCGTTATAAAGTAAGTTTAACAATCAGACCATATTCACAGAGTTTAATATCCTTAAGGCCTATAAGTTTATCGTcgttccttcttaagaccttggaaagattgattgatatccatttaaggccagtattgatacaagatttctatcttcgtctcaacatgcctactgtaaaggtaaatcggtggaaacagcgttacgcATCCTAGTACGCACAATCGAATATTCATTCCATCATAAAAAGTCCACTATGGTTGCTTTTAACAATGTGGACACATCtccaatcacatctgcactaacatctctaaatgtagagagttcgcttcgggagttaattcattcaatgcttactagcagaataactcaaaactgggcaactcttctggcttCGTTAGTaaagggacaccgcaaggttgtgttctatcccctctcctctggaacctagtggtaattGAAATCCTACCTAacctggatgcggagggttttaGAGTAGTAGCCTATGtagacgacgttgctatagcagtttcaggaaagcatattaataccctaaaagaactcttacaaaaagcCGTGGACAGACTAATAACTTGGGCTGGTCGGTGTgaactgggtgttaacccacacaaaaccgatccggtcttattttcgaggtgatacaaaatcaaaattccatttgtcaaacCCCCCCcacctatattaaaggaatccaattaaaattctcagacgagccTAAATGCCTGGGTCTTGTTTTAGatacaaaactaaattggaaacgcaacgtacaggaaagagccAAAAAAGCTACTAtaactacaccatcccccaactgcgttttgacagaaacttccagatttctttaCCTccaagatctttttgggaggataggaaaTTCTTgcaggatgagtcaatccatttttacacaaatGGGCCAAAaacaaagaaggggttggtggatgTGTgtattccgccttcccaattattgtagcgtgtttcaggcggaacttttggcgataaaggaagtcttctCCTGGATtaaggaaaacgtgatatcaacatctgatatcagtattttctttgatagccaggccgctatcagcTAGGTCCCCAAAAcgagtgaaatgaaatttaaaatcgagaaaattgtttttagggtTCTATCAGTCGATCGATTTCTCGATTTCATAACTTGGAATATGTTTTGAAATCACTTCAAGAGAAATTAAAGTAGCTGACTTATGCGAGTATAGagtggtggacaagaatttagcacacacatttaattttcgatttgttttcttattataaaaaagttatattttatttacataacatatatgtacatagcaCTATGTTTGTAGAAGTATACAATCCACGACtgataatatataatatataatagaTTGTGTTCAATATATTGGTTTTTTGCATAGCAGTCGTTACTACGGCTAAACTCATTAAGCCAAGCAAATGATGATTTTCTAGATTGGACAGGAATTGAATCCGTTTTGTACTGGGCCCTTATTATGAAATACGAAACGAACGGCAGAAAAAGCGAAACTCAGAAATACGAAAATCATGGCgtagaacaaaaatgaaatcaagAAAATGTTGCAGCCAAAAAACTAACTGCACACCTATTTACAAAGTCAAAATGTGAATGttggaaaagttttaagtttaaatttgatttgcatTAGGttcggtaaatttttttttcattgcgaTTACTTTCTTGAAAGCGAAGATGAATCCCAAGTAGAAATTCGTTTAACAGGGGCACTTTTATTCCATGCATTTAATGTAGTAAGCTCTTTTAAAATGCCCTTTTGCGTTTCCTCGATGCAACCAAGCTTTTCGTTTAGCATATTGACAACTTTATCTTGCAGGCCAACGTGCTGTTCTAACATAGTGTTCCTGTTcccttttgttgcttttttctttctagACGGCGGGTTACCTTCTGAAGTTTTTGGTTGTGGTTCACTATTCTCAATGTTTTCAAGTTGTGGTTGAGGGTCTTCGGTTAAAGTTATAAAGCAATCCCGATCATCAGCATCTTCCATCAATACATTAACACTGGTGCTGCTACCGGCCGTCACTTCACTTCAATGTTTGGGCTATTTCCATTCGGATCACCAAATTGCTTGCCTAGTTGGTTTCCTGAAACGGCCTCATTTAGGTCAAGGATCGAAATTACAGTTTTTTCGTTATCAGACAATTTTGTCTGCTTGTTACGACCGCATTTTTCTCTTCAGATTATATCTATAATCTTTCCACACGTTTTTCCAACCCTCTGTTGTTTTTTCTGGAGGACCACACGCGTTTAATTTAGCAGCTAAGTTATTCCAAAGATTTTTGGCTTTGGATTTAGCTTGGCTCGTCGGCAAATAATTTTTAGCAATATTTGGATTACTTTCCTTGAAAGCTACATTTGGATTACTTTCCTTGAAAGATACCATCAAGTCTATTTGTTTAgcatttgttgtatttttatgtttttcaccattatattattatatttattatttaaccaAAACACAATAATGTTTGACACTTGACAGTAACCCGCCAAAACAAAAGCGTGTGCTTGAaggcactcgtaaataaaaataggaCTATCGTTTTTTTACGATTCTCGTTTCTCGTAATcacaattttacaaatacacGCTTCTGCAATCGTTTTTCGTAATTGCACTTTCCCAAATACTCCGTATTaaaaacgattatcgtttttcATAAAACCCCCCCTGTAATTTGAGGCCGTTGTATTCCTCAATTGGAGTTCAGCCATAAGTTCTTAGGCAAAAATTTCCTCTCGTACCTACAATTTCGCCACATTTAAATGGTACCATAATTGGCATATGATCtgaatagtttcttttttgaacttcaaaatcAGTTATAAGTGAGCTCCATTCACCTCTTTCCAAGCTCTAATCTATAACAGAGCTACCCTGTTTTCAACAAATGTGAATTCACCTTGGTTGTTTCCCTTACTGGTACCGTTTTGGATCCGGAGCCTGAAAGAATTGCATAGATCCAACAATTTTGCACACCTTCATTCTTCGTTGCATTTTACGTTCTCCTgctcatagttttttttttcaaaatccgcATCCCATTGGTTACaatttatatatgtaagttGGCAATATgcggaatttttatttataattttttcttcattaatattgttgtttttttaactgGCAGACggaattacaattaaatttatgaagGCGGCTCCAACGATGACACGTGTGAAAGACATTTGTTGtgttgaaaaatcatttttaatgctTTGTCCATTTCCTCAAATACAAATTCTCACGAATCAAGtgcaatatataaaaaataaagatttattttctttaagtgaatctattactgtttttaaacaatattcgCAACTGAATATTTCGCTTTAAATCCCAAAAAACCGATATGTAGAACACATAAATTCACTTCGTTTTAAGTTCGAAAAATATGAAATcgacaaaaatgattttcaaaactctaattaatattttaaatcgatttcaatttcatttcgagtAAATGTGAAATGTAGAATCTAGGTGtgctttttgaatttcaaaactaattccAAGACATCTTGAAAATAACAATCATGTCGGAACAGAtctatttcaagtttagttaaACCGAAAGCAGACCAACCTTTTATGCCATTTTCTGCACAATATTCAATTTCAGTCTTTCAATGCATTTTTCTGCTAAACAGAAGGTATGGGATAATTTGAACTGATGTCATCTCGccttttttctcaatatttaagtcactaatcaataaatatttaaaaagctcAAAAGAATTGTGCAGGTTGTTGAATAAGATTGAACTTTATGGTACAAAAAATCCCACAGGTTGATGTtaggcaaataaaaaaaatcgattataaaaattaattagaatttgTTGTTATAATGTAAAAAAGGTTTTCAGACGCCAAGTCAAGTTGTACTAAAATAACACAAAGGCAGCTACAGCTGACTTTTGGCTTGTTGTCAGATCACATGGCAAAAAATGAcgtcaaaaaaactaaaaagaaaccAAGAAAACCTTAGatataataaaaatctaatcatCAATCCGTCTAAAACCCCGAGCACATAGTGTTATGAACTTTGTGTCTTACATGTTTTTAAGCatcacaaaactaaaaaaagaagaatgtcGATGTAATTTTCGAATAGAAAAAACTGTAGACACCCAACAACAAACTTATTGCTGCAAGTAAATGACTTTGAAAGAATAGACCACTCGATTTTTGTTCTctcttttgttttcgtttttaaccAACAATTAATTCtgttaattgttgttttgttgtatttctcatcttcaatattttaatttaaatacttcaacaaaataattattaagatAAACTAGGAAAgtagttgctgttgttgttgtttgctgGGAGgcgatgtttatttttatatttttgttattaactgGCATAGAAGATAGATTTTCCTAATTTATAAAGGTGCCTTCTCGACCAATTTGAACCAATGGCCACATTCGCAACGTTTCTGTGTACCCTTTTGCAGCCACATCCATTGGACATATGTTTGATCTTCAGTGCCTAGAAATGGCAAAGAAGGTAGCAAGAGGGTAATTAATGATAAGAGAATAAGGAAATTCGTTTAGTAGAGAAACTTACAAATACATCCAACGATACGGGCATCGAAGGCAGATGGAATCAGATTTGGTGTATCCTTGGTACCAGCTCCACGTTTGAAGACTTTCATGTCGAAGGGGTCATCGTTACCGGCGGCTTTGGCCAAAAGTTCACGCTTCTCAATACCGGTAGCGTGTTCCATTGGATCGCTCatcactgaaaacaaaaaaagaaaacatataaataatgAGTGTTCCTTGCACCCTCCCCCCACGACACACGATGCAATGGGTTTATTggttacataaacaaaaaaatcagaaggaaaaatAAGAGGAGGGGATGATTTATTATGAAATACCCATGAAAATGCATTCGAATTACCTGGAATTCCAGGATGACATTATAATTTCTGATTTCATTTTtcccaacaacaaaaataaaaaggtggGCAAAGAGGGTTATATTTTTCCACCTTACAAAAAGAGAGGTTACATAACATAAACCTTCTATATTCAAGATATACAAAGTCTCATATGACAAATCATATTTCAAACAAGGAAATCCCAAtcatttacaacaattttggccaaaaaatagaaaaaaagaaacattcgtGTTACGTAACTTCCAATGGGGAGACCACTATTACTCTGTCCACAAGAAGATGCGAACAAATGTCAGACGCGCTTATGAACCTCGTTTTCTTATCGATAACTTTTTTCATAGTTTCGTTCGTCGtcgtattaaaaaaatcaaatggaaaacttaaaacttacttTTGCAGAAGCGAACTGGAGTGTAGGTGACATTGTTACGGAGAGCAGCTGCACGGAGGGCAATACGACCAGAAAGCGATGCCATTATTTTGgtatttcgtgttttgttttaaaaataaaaaagaattattttattcaatttgcaACAAGACAAGAGGAATACGAATTTTACACTCGGCGAAGGTTGAAGAAAAATTTTTCCTTTTCACATTCACACAGGGCTATCGACCAGGTATTTGACAGCAGAATTTGATTTAAGTGAAGTTGTATGCGATTTTGGGTGGAAATGAACAGGGATggttaagaaaatgttttagttttgaaattaaacgaGTGGCGCTGCGAGTAGTTTAgttgaaattgttttgtttagttgttAACAAATGTCTCTTTTTATTCACGTTTATGTGTAGCTGTTTGGCCAGTGTCTaaaatatttgtgaatttttgtaGACGAGTGATAATTAGCATTTTTGAATTCTGTGATAGGAATCGAGTCATAAGAATTCGGTTTTCAGGTTTCTGTCAGAAAAAGGgagacattttgtttatatttctgagaatacagAAATCTCACAGATCATTGGCATACATACTAGAAATCGACTGCTAGTCGTTTCATTTTCATGACTCCACTTTGTTGGCTTGTGTAGGTTTGGTGAAAAACtttgtaattcatttttttaacaccATCTCTTGTGTCTTTGCCATAataacctctttttttttaaattaaattaatggtTGATTTGCATGTATCTGAATTTGAGTTCTGCATGAAAGGgattttttgagagaaaagACCAACATGCAGAATTTATTTATGCCTTCATTATAAGAAATACGGAGGTTAAGATTATAGACGAATATATTCATCTTTATTATAGCACCTTTGTCTTCATCAGTGTTGCCTGTTACAAAAGTAACAAAAGCTTtacatttcttatttatttttaagtttttttagaatgttaaattatttacgatttattaaacttttttaaaaaatttcgatTACATTTCCTTTTCATTGTGAGGTTCATGCATAttctattataataataatttcaaaaggtTCTTACCATCAAAAGACTTTAAAGTAgcgtttaaatattatttaaagacCATGGAAACACTCTGTGTGGCTACagccatattttttcttttaaagcctAACATTGTCCTTGAATTGTCTTactattttttaggttttgttgggttttttgatttatatcatTACACTTTCGTGAAGGCTAGCGGCAATACTCACTGTACTGTCAATTAGTTATAATATTTCATAAGAAGTAGAAAAGAATTGCCACTGGTGTACTCTCCCACTTTCGAGTTTCGACATATATCTGCCTCCCTCCACTTTTCTGCATTATGGAAGAGAAacgaaattattaaattcattttcttaaaagtagatttcaattctcagttttttaaaacttcatcgGAGTATTTGGCCTGTCATCAGATAATTCAATAGagaccaacaatccaacatccaGTTCATGCTCCGGTCatcgcagtttggatttttcgagcgGATCATAATtctgtcatcaaatttgacgtttgtgttgtatgtagtggtgagcgtccattttccacagtctttttgaaattaaaatatcatttcgtttaaattgtcgtCGAGTGCGGCCAGAAGATTCCTTGCCGTAATAGCGTAAAGTATTTTTGTGTCCATTTTTTTATATCAGGCTTACTTCGAGAAATGGATTaaccaattcaattcaatttttgtataatttgtttgaaattcaattttgtaaaaaaacaacaacttccgATACAAaaggtaaatcaaaaaaaaaagtaaataacagATAAACCGTTCggtcaaatttgacatttgaggttgctcatggcaagacataatatgcccagttaaaaaaaatattggattttaCTCTTGGATGAGTTTTTAGCCAAAATTGAGTTCCTCtttcaaacgattcgaagccgaGTGAGCGAACAAACGgcattgtctatggtcatgaactttgaccACCTGGGTCAGTTGAGATTCTGTACGGGTGACGCAAAACTCGCCAAGTTGAAGTTTGCGAAAGGTCGACTTCTTGTGCAcggcctcgggttctgctgtacactttcacgaaccgcggcgatgttctcggctgatcttgcgttccttgaacgaacgggtgttggctgattgtttactgaaccggttgtATCAAATtgggccaccaaacgttgaagagtcgactttGAAGGGCGTGccacgtttgcgttaacgaacactcatttcgATAATAAAGTCTTAtcatttttatcattattgttacttgccatgatgatttggcataagcaattgaataataaacagaagatttgacagatgtcaccaaaacaaaatggctggcAAAATCTACCCtcgccaattgaaaaactctttacaatcaacttttttaaaaatgcaaaggaATGCATATTCCCTGGCTGTCATATTAAATTCCTTTATCCTTTAGTCTTGGCAAATTTTCACAACCAAATTGATAGCTAGATTGGAAAATGGAACCATGAATCtgacaaaagcaaaaaaaaacaatctttgaTTGTCCTTATAGTAATCGATTATCAACTATCGAATTGTTGGTTGGCATACCGCCATCTGCttcatacaggccagctgtttggCACttagtgaaacccaagtaggtgaggattccgatccagctgaattttgtattcatggatatagcttggtgcctttattatTTTCCCACCATgccctcgccatatacattaggaatgatgttgcttatcaacacttaccacaatatggtctttgcaccaatacCTTTTTAGTTATAtctggtttaaattttccgtgaataagcaaatcattcactattgctgcctttatcgaagcccttatttagacagagtatcaacttgtcgtgaatttgatgctttgtctgattccatccaaagaattgtttcgtcctatcctacTGAACAAcaacactgaaatcgt
It encodes:
- the LOC129938977 gene encoding cytochrome c oxidase subunit 5B, mitochondrial-like, with the protein product MASLSGRIALRAAALRNNVTYTPVRFCKMMSDPMEHATGIEKRELLAKAAGNDDPFDMKVFKRGAGTKDTPNLIPSAFDARIVGCICTEDQTYVQWMWLQKGTQKRCECGHWFKLVEKAPL